The following is a genomic window from Shewanella avicenniae.
TGGATCGCCGTTTGGTTGCCTGTGCCCTAACCTTTGGTTTGGTCACCACCTACATGGTGTTACCGGTCGGCTTCGGTGGAATCTTCTTGAATGATATATTGCTGACGAATCTCAATAAAAATGGTTTGTCGATTAGCTCCGCCGATGTGCCAGGTGCCATGCTCATTCCTGCGGTGGGGATGATATTAGGTTTACTGATTGCGGTGTTTATTAGCTATCGTAAACCGCGGGAATATCGCGAACATACCGAGTTTTCGCCAACGGAAGTCAGTAAAGTCGGCAAAAAAGATATGCTGATCGCCATAGTGGCGATTGTGGCGACATTAGCAGTGCAGCTGCGCACAGATTCAATGATCTTTGGTGCGCTTATTGGCTTTATCATTTTTAGTTTTTCTGGGGCTCTGAAACAGGTCGATAAAGACGATGTGTTTACCCGTGGCACCAAAATGATGGCCAGTATCGGCTTTATTATGATTGCCGCCAGTGGCTTCGCGGCGGTAGTGAACGCCACAGGTGAAGTGGCCACGTTGGTCAATACGCTGGGCGATTTGATTGGTGACAACAAAGGCTTAGCGGCATTTTTAATGTTGTTAGTGGGCTTATTAATCACCATGGGAATTGGCTCATCCTTTTCCACTATACCAATTATTGCCACTATCTATGTGCCACTGGCACTGCATTTTGGCTTTTCGCCAATTGCCGTTGTGGCATTGGTGGGGACAGCAGCAGCGCTGGGCGATGCAGGTTCGCCAGCATCAGACTCCACCCTCGGCCCAACGGCAGGGTTGAATGCTGATGGTCAGCATGATCATATTCGTGACAGCGTGATCCCAACCTTTATTCACTACAACATTCCGTTGCTGATTTTCGGCTGGATTGCCGCCATGGTGTTGTAAACTCCGTTATTAGTTTATGCGGCTTGTTAAGCGTGCGAGTTCATTATGCCAGTCAGTGACCCTGACTGGCTTTTTCTTAGAGGCTTAGTTTTTTCATCTCGCGGCAGCGTGCTGATGAATCATATGTGCGCGGCAAAGCTCAACCTGTATCGCTTCGCCGCTTATCGCTGAACTGAATAGCCAAATCACAACAGAATGTTGCTAAAAAACGTGCAACATTGTCACTTTGTTATTGAGGCGCTACCCATGATGGCACCTACTGCCAAGGGAATCCGCACACTACACGCTGGTTAGTGCGCTATCTCTGTAACTGAACCGATTTTGCGCGGTTTCATGTCACCGAAAAATCACGCTATAGTTGAGCAATTTGCAGGGTTATCACTCCTTGACTACAGTTTAGAAATTCAGCCCCCACTAGCTTCACTTATGACTCCGTTGCTACGCACCTTTTATGCAGCTTCATTGTCAGTAATGACCTCTGTTTGTTTTGCCGATGACACAGAAAACGGCTTTGTTCCGTTTGCGGCGATCGTTATCGATAACTCGCAAGTCGTTAGCGGTGGGCTGGAACGCGGTTTTACATCACGCTTTTTGGTTGATGGCGGCTTTGAGTTCAATCACGGCCAACATTTTATTTTTGCCGATCTACAACTTCAGCGCGGTGATGATGGGTCGGCAATGACTGGCGATGCTCAAGCCTATTCCAATATTGATGAAGCCGATTTTACCAAGCTATATCAACTCAATTATTACGTCAGTTTTTCGCGGGGGTTCTTGCGCGTAGGTCGACATGATGCCAACGAAGAGTTTGCTAACACCCTTGCAAGTGACGGCTTTATTAATGCTTCAATGGGGTTTAGCCCAACCATTGCAGCCCTTCCCACCTACCCTTATCCAGCACTGACGCTGCATGGCGGCATTAACATTTCAGAACAATTTGAGTTGGTGGGTGGTGTGTATGCATCCGGCTCTTCCAGCCGATTTGACGAGCAGTTTTATATTGCAGAATTACGTACTGCAATCACATCAAGTTTACTGCTTAAAACCGGTGTCTGGTTGGACACGAATTCAGTGGTGGATGATACCGAACAGCGCGTTGCTAATAGCAGTCACGGTGTTTATAGCACACTCGATACCGACGTTGGCAAGCTGAGTTGGTTGGGAGGAACGCAAGCAGACCACTTCATTCAACTGGGGTACACCCACCACCACTACAGCGAGATTGATTTCCATGCAGGCATGGGAATTAGGCTGACCGAACTCTTCGGCAGAGAAGATCAAAATGCCGGAGTTGGCATTACGGCGGTGCGGATGCGGCAGCAAACTGGCGAGTTTATCGGATGGGAGTCCACACTGGAACTGTACTGGCAAGTGATGATCCATGATCAGGTTATGTTGCAGCCAGACGTACAATTTATTCAACACCCGTCAGGCGTAACCGATATTGATGATGCGTGGGTAATAACATTACGCATTGAAGTAAGTGCTTTTTAAGGAGTACAAACATGACGTTATCAAATAAAGCGTCGTTGGGTTTAGCGTTAATGGCAGTCACCATCATCTTGATCGCCGCCGTCGGCTATTATGGCATTAATCGTCTTAGCAATACGCTGGAGTATGTCGTCGGTCCAGCATGGAACTCGGCGGACGGCGCCATGGAAACCACCATTGAAATACAAAAGCAGGTTCTTCAGATAGAAAAGATGTTAGCAGGCAAGCCATTAGACAACGCATCACATCAAGAGAGCAAAAAAGCAGCCGCTGACGCGGTTGGCCGCCTTGAAAAAAGCGGTCTGGTGCCCTCCGATATAGTGGCAAAGTTAACCGAGGCACGCAGAGATTGGCATACGCACGAAAACCGTTTAATCACCCAATATCAGCAGTTTGCCAGCTCACGAAATGAATTTAGGAATGTGACCGCAAGTTTGGTGACGCTGCTTGAAGAGATTGAAGCGCAAGGCGATGCCGCCGTAGAAACGCTGGAAAAGAATCCGGATACCATGATCAGTTGGAACAGTGGTCTAAGCGCAAAATGGCAGGCTGCCGATGGCGGCATGGAAGCAACCATCGGATTATTACAGCAATTGTATCTGCTTGAGCGACTGCTCAGAGTAGAAGATCCCAGCACCGCGGAAGCGGAATTATCCCAAGCGGCTACCTTTATGGATGAGGCGATCGACGGGATGTTGCAGACAAATTCCTTTGCTATTCCATCGACTACAATCCCCGGCAAATCCCAAGCCGAAGCGCTCAATCAGCAAGTCAGTCATTTTAAACAACTATTGGCACAAGTCGTTGCAGAGTTTAAAACCTACATGCAATCCAATATTGAGTATCAAGCGTCAACCAATGCGCTGCTAACGCTGATGGAACACGTTGAAGGAACGGCTGATAGCAAGGTCGACGAGCAAGTTAAGCTGAGTGAAGGGACAATCAACTCGGTGTACAGCTTAATGACCGCCGTATTTATCGCAGGGCTCATTATGGCGGGCTTTCTTGCGCTCATGACCCGCAAAATGATTATGTCACCGTTAATTGCCATTACCGAGCGTATTCACAATATTGCTATGGGTGATGGTGATTTAACCAAACGTACAGGGCTTAATCGTGAAGATGAAATTGGAGATTTATCTCGCTATGTAGACCAATTTATTGAACGGCTACAAAGCATGATTTCAAAAATTAAGCATAACGGCTTGACCATTCGCGAGCTGGTAAGTCGCACCGGTAGCAGCGCTGACGTAATTAATGGCAGCTCAGAAAAAACCGCACATCAGGCGGATGAAGTCGCCGTTGCCAGCGAACAGATGTCCCAAGTTTCTAGCGAAATTGCCTCCAGTTGTGTGCGAGCAGCAGACAGTGCGGAGCAAGCCAGTCAACTGGCAAACATTGGCCAACAGCGTGTTGAGGATACCGTTAGCAGTATGCGGGCCATCACCGAGCGAGTCACGGCCAGTTCGGAGTCAATTGGCTCTTTAAAATCACAGGCTGGTAAAATTGGTGAAATTGTATCAGTGATTGCAGGCATCTCTGAGCAAACCAATTTGCTGGCATTAAACGCCGCGATTGAAGCCGCTAGAGCCGGAGATCAAGGCCGTGGATTTGCGGTAGTGGCCGATGAAGTCCGTACGTTGGCACAACGTACAGCAGAATCGACCAAAGAGATTACCGACGTGATTAGAGCGATCCAAGAACAGACCAATCAATGTTTTACCCTAATGGAAAGCTGTGTGGGTGAAGTTCAGGATGGGATGACCAAATCTGCAGACGCCGGCAAATCACTGGCAGAAATTCGGCATCAGATGGCGGAGTTATCAATGATGATCACTCAAATCTCAACCGCAACTGAACAGCAAACCGTGACGATTGCGGAAATATCATCCAAAGTGCAAACCATTGCGACACTGGCACAACAATCCAATATTGACGCGCGCCAAAGCAGAGATTTTGTACATAAGTTGAATGACAGCAGTGATGAACTGGACGGCGAACTGGCACAATTTACCGTTTAGCAGGAATGAAGCGGTTGGTTGTTAGGCGTGTTAAGCGGCATTGCGGCAGCATAGCACCCTTGCATATCGCTGCAAAATTCAACGCTTGTGTCTGTCACATAAGCGAGATCTCTCGTTTCAACAAACCGCATCGTCCGAACCGGTAGCTTTTGGATGCCAATAAAAATGCCAGTCAGTTAAGCTGACTGGCATAACGCTACTGCGGCACTTATTCGAATACGTTTGAAAATTTATTTGGTACCGAAAATCTTGTCACCAGCATCACCGAGGCCTGGCAGAATATAGCCGTGTTCATTCAAACAACGGTCTACTGAGGCACAGTACAGTTCAACATCAGGATGAGCGGCTTCTAACGCTTTAATCCCTTCTGGCGCAGCAACCAACACTAAGGCTTTGATATTGCAACAACCACGTTGCTTCAACAGGTCGATGGTCGCAATCATTGAACCACCGGTTGCCAGCATTGGATCAACCACCAATGCCAAACGCTCTTCCAATCCGCTGGCAAACTTTTCAAAGTAAGGCACCGGCTCAAGCGTTTCTTCATCACGATACATGCCAACAACAGAAATGCGAGCACTTGGAATATTTTCTAACACACCATCCATCATACCAAGGCCGGCACGTAGGATAGGAACGACGGTGACCTTCTTCCCTTTGATCTGCTCAACTTCCACAGGACCATTCCAACCTTCAATGGTCACTTTTTCTGTCATTAAATCCGCTGTTGCTTCGTAGGTTAAAAGACTGCCCACCTCAGAAGCCAGTTCACGAAAACGTTTGGTGCTGATATCGCCTTCACGCATCAAACCGATTTTGTGACGAACTAACGGGTGTTTAACCTCAACAACTTTCATGGTAACTCTCCTGAACTATCTCGCGGGTTTGGGCGTAAACGAACTCTAAAGCCCGCCTTCGACCAGCAAATTTGTGAAAGTTTAGTAGATTTGCCTTAACTGGAAAACATAAAGTTTCGTGTATGAGTCAATTCGTGAGCGCTATCCGGTTAGCGAAGCGCCACGTTTCGCTTTCGACCCCTAGCCCAAACTGATAGAATACGCCCGCATAATATTCATAACCCTGTACCCGAGAGGATCAAGTGAGTACTCCTACCCCACTGAGCTACAAAGATGCTGGTGTCGATATCGATGCGGGCAACGCCTTGGTTGACAACATTAAGTCTGTTGTTAAACGCACCCACCGTCCAGAAGTGATGGGCAATTTGGGTGGCTTCGGAGCCCTGTGTGCGCTGCCAACCAAATATAAGCAGCCTGTTCTGGTGTCTGGCACTGACGGTGTTGGTACTAAGCTGCGTTTAGCCATCGATTTCAAAAAGCATGACAGCGTAGGTGTAGACTTAGTTGCAATGTGTGTGAACGACTTGATTGTTCAAGGTGCTGAGCCGCTGTTTTTCCTCGACTATTACGCAACAGGCAAATTGGACGTTGAAGCAGCAACAGCGGTTGTGACGGGTATCGGTGAAGGCTGTTACCAATCAGGCTGTGCGCTGATCGGCGGTGAAACGGCTGAAATGCCAGGCATGTACGAAGGTGCCGATTATGACTTAGCCGGTTTCTGCGTTGGTGTAGTAGAAAAAGAAGCCATTATCGACGGTAGCAAAGTGGCTGCTGGCGACGCGCTGATTGCGCTGGCGTCTTCTGGTCCGCACTCAAACGGTTACTCACTGATCCGTAAAGTATTAGAAGTGAGCCAAGCTGACCCACAGCAAGATTTAGCAGGCAAGCCGCTGATTGAACATCTGCTGGAACCAACAAAAATCTACGTTAAATCTGTTTTGGATTTGATTGAGAAGCAAGAAGTACACGCGCTGGCACATATCACTGGCGGCGGCTTTTGGGAAAACATCCCACGCGTATTGCCTGACAATGCTAAAGCGGTCATCAAAGGTGACTCATGGCAGTGGCCTGTTGTATTTGACTGGTTGATGTCAGCCGGCAATATCGAAAAATATGAAATGTACCGTACCTTTAACTGTGGTGTAGGTATGGTGATTGCTCTGCCGGCTAATCAAGTTGATGCCGCTATTGCCCTGCTGAAGAGCCATGGCGAACACGCATGGCATATCGGTGAAATCGCTGCTCGCGCTGAAGGCGATAAAGCGGTGGAGATCATTTAATGCCGCAGTTGTGTCGCGTATTGGCGCTGATTTCCGGTAATGGCAGTAATTTACAAGCGATTATCGACCACAGTCAGCCTAAAGCGAATTATCAAGTCGTTGGCGTTATCTCTAATAAAGAGGACGCTTACGGCTTAACACGTGCAACAGATGCAGGTATTGCCACCCAATGTGTCAACAGTATTAGCGGCGAGACTCGCGAAGCCTATGACCAACGGTTGATCGCCGCGATAGACAGCTATCAGCCCGATCTCATTGTACTCGCAGGTTTCATGCGCATTCTCACCAACGAATTGGTTGAGAAGTACGCAGGCAAAATGCTGAACGTGCATCCCTCGTTGTTGCCGCGACACACAGGTTTGCATACACACCAAAAGGCAATTGACGCTGGTGACAGCGAACATGGTGCCAGTGTCCATTTTGTAATTCCTGAATTGGATGCTGGGCCGGTTGTGCTGCAAGCTAAAGTCCCCGTGTTTGAAGATGACTCTGCTGCACTGTTAGCCGCCCGTGTGCACGAGCAAGAACACGCAATCTACCCTTTGGTAGTCAAGTGGTTCGCGCTAGGACGTCTGGTTATGCGTCAACGCCAAGCATATCTTGATGGTGAGCTACTGCCAGCCTCAGGTTATGCTGCTGATTGATTTCAATGTGAAATTTTTATGAATAGGAGTCTTCGGACTCCTTTTTTATGCGTGCTTTCATAGTTTAAGAAAATTATCGCAATCACCATTGAAATTGTATGATAATTAGCTTTGAATAGTAGCAGTTATTTTGAAACGATGAGATGGGCATGAAAAATATTATCTGTGATATTGATGGCGTGCTAATGCACGACAACAAGTTAATTCCTGGCAGTGAGAAATTCATTGCTCGTGTACTTGATCAGGGAAACCCATTAGTGGTGTTAACCAATAACCCTGCTCAAACCGGTAAAGATCTGCAAAACCGCTTAGCCTCTGCTGGCTACCCAATGATCCCTGAAGAATGTTTTTATAGTTCAGCCATGGCGACCGCAGCATTTTTAAAGCAGCAAGCGGGCACAAATGGGGCAAAAGCCTATGTGATTGGCGAAGGCGCGCTCACCCATGAACTCTATAATGCAGGCTTCACCATTACCGATATCAACCCTGACTTTGTGATCGTTGGTGAAACTAAAACCTTCAACTGGGACATGATCCATAAAGCAGCCCGCTTTGTGGCCAACGGCGCCCGGTTTATTGGGACGAACCCAGACACTCACGGCCCTAACTACTCTCCTGGCTGTGGCGCACTTTGCGCACCGATTGAAGTGATTTCTGGTCGTAAGCCATTTTACGTGGGCAAGCCAAGCTCGCTGATCATACGTTCAGCCTTGAATCATATGGGCGCACATTCAGAAGATACCGTGATTATTGGCGACAACATGCGCACGGATATTCTGGCAGGTTTCCAATCTGGACTTGAAACCATTTTGGTACTGAGCGGTGTGACCAAACCTGAAGATATTGAACGTGAACCATTCCGACCGAACCATGTGTTTCGTTGTGCTGGCGAAATCGACATCGTCTAAGGTTTATGCAGGTTTTAGCAGCGCCCACGCCCAGCCGTGGGCGCTTCTTTTTTGGGCAAACAGACATAAAACGTAACATTCTAGTTACATCTGTGCGAAATTTTGCTGCTAACATGCCTCGCAACAAAAATGACAAAAAGCAGGACATGTTTATGCGCTTAATCGTGCCACTCTGCTCTGCAGCGCTGTTAATCGGCTGCACACAGCAAAGCCATGAGACTCAGTACCAGGCAAAGTTTGACGAACAACTGTTTCGTCAAGATTTTAAAACACTTGCATCCGATGAGTTTGAAGGGCGAGCCCCCACCACTCACGGCGAAAAGCTGACGATTGACTATCTGAGCAATGCATTTGCACAAATTGGCTTTGCTCCCGCCGCAAATGGAAGCTATCTGCAAAAAGTGCCCATGGTGAGCTTCACGCCCAGTGAAGATCAGCAGGTAACCCTTGCAGGTTTGCCACTGCAATATCGCAAAGATGTGGTGCTGACCAGTCGCCATGATGTCCCTGAAGTCGCCATTGAGAATGCACCACTTGTATTCGTAGGTTACGGCATTAATGCGCCAGAATACGATTGGAATGACTATCAAGGCCTTGATATGAAAGGCAAAATAGCGGTGATTTTGGTTAATGATCCAGGGTTTGCCGCACCAGACTCAGGCAAATTTGGTGGCAAGGCAATGACCTACTATGGTCGTTGGAGCTACAAATATGAAGAAGCCAGCCGTCAAGGAGCGCTGGGCGCCATTATCATTCACGATACCGCACCAGCATCTTATCCTTGGTCTGTGGTCGAAAACAGCTGGACAGGTCCGATGCAGGAGTTAGCTGATAATGGCGCCGACTATCGCATTGCAGTAGAAGGCTGGATGACCAAAGACGCTGCGGAACAGGTCTTTAAAGCCTCAGGTTTAGATCTGCAGGCAGCCAGTGAGCGCGCTGTACATGGGCCGATTCAACTACCGCTGGAACAAACCGCGGCAATCCACTTTAACAATCATGCTGAATATGCCGACAGCTATAACGTTGTCGCCACCCTCAAAGGGACCGATGCTGCTGCAGAGCAAATCCTGCTGACCAGCCATTGGGATCACATTGGTAAAGATGACAGCCTCGACGGCGACCAGATTTTTAACGGCGCAATGGACAACGCTGCCGGTGTTTCTGGCTTGCTGGCGTTGGCACGACAAATGGTCGCCGCCCAAAAAGCCGGCCAACCGCTGAAACGTTCCATCACTATCGTAGTCACCACCGGTGAGGAACAAGGCTTACTGGGTTCACGCTACTATGCTGCGCATCCACTGTATCCGCTGCAAGACACTGTTGCTGTGTTTAACATGGATACCACCAACGTTTTCGGCCGCACCAAAGACTATACCATCATAGGTAAAGGCCAATCGGAATTGGAATTGTACTTGGAAAAAGCCGCAGGTGAGATGCAGCGCACTGCGACTGCAGAAGCGCATCCCGAATCAGGGGGCTACTTCCGCTCAGATCACTTCAGCTTTGCAAAATACGGTGTGCCCGCAGTGTTTGCCGGTGGCGGAAGTGAGCCGGTTGATCAAGCCACCGCTGATTACCGAGAAAAAATGGAGCAACTCGGACAGGGTTGTTACCACAACACCTGTGACGAATACCATGAAGAATGGAATCTCGCTGGCACCTTTGAAGATCTCACCGTTTACTTCAACGCTATTCGTCAGTTAGGCAATAGCCAAGACCGCCCGGGCTATTACCCTGGCTCTGAGTTTTATCAACTTCGACCAGCAACCGGTATCAAACTCAAATAACCATCACGAGAAAGGGGCATAACGCCCCTTTTTGTTCGACCTTTGTCTATGATTTT
Proteins encoded in this region:
- a CDS encoding Na+/H+ antiporter family protein; amino-acid sequence: MNAVVIAVCLMLALSIARINVVIALTISAVVAGLVGGLDIDQTVAAFNDGLGGGAQIALSYALLGAFAVALSHSGLTNAISSSVLKLLGKEQQQSNLKLVRFTLVAALVAMSMSSQNILPIHIAFIPILIPPLLQLMTRLKMDRRLVACALTFGLVTTYMVLPVGFGGIFLNDILLTNLNKNGLSISSADVPGAMLIPAVGMILGLLIAVFISYRKPREYREHTEFSPTEVSKVGKKDMLIAIVAIVATLAVQLRTDSMIFGALIGFIIFSFSGALKQVDKDDVFTRGTKMMASIGFIMIAASGFAAVVNATGEVATLVNTLGDLIGDNKGLAAFLMLLVGLLITMGIGSSFSTIPIIATIYVPLALHFGFSPIAVVALVGTAAALGDAGSPASDSTLGPTAGLNADGQHDHIRDSVIPTFIHYNIPLLIFGWIAAMVL
- a CDS encoding carbohydrate porin, with product MTPLLRTFYAASLSVMTSVCFADDTENGFVPFAAIVIDNSQVVSGGLERGFTSRFLVDGGFEFNHGQHFIFADLQLQRGDDGSAMTGDAQAYSNIDEADFTKLYQLNYYVSFSRGFLRVGRHDANEEFANTLASDGFINASMGFSPTIAALPTYPYPALTLHGGINISEQFELVGGVYASGSSSRFDEQFYIAELRTAITSSLLLKTGVWLDTNSVVDDTEQRVANSSHGVYSTLDTDVGKLSWLGGTQADHFIQLGYTHHHYSEIDFHAGMGIRLTELFGREDQNAGVGITAVRMRQQTGEFIGWESTLELYWQVMIHDQVMLQPDVQFIQHPSGVTDIDDAWVITLRIEVSAF
- a CDS encoding methyl-accepting chemotaxis protein; amino-acid sequence: MTLSNKASLGLALMAVTIILIAAVGYYGINRLSNTLEYVVGPAWNSADGAMETTIEIQKQVLQIEKMLAGKPLDNASHQESKKAAADAVGRLEKSGLVPSDIVAKLTEARRDWHTHENRLITQYQQFASSRNEFRNVTASLVTLLEEIEAQGDAAVETLEKNPDTMISWNSGLSAKWQAADGGMEATIGLLQQLYLLERLLRVEDPSTAEAELSQAATFMDEAIDGMLQTNSFAIPSTTIPGKSQAEALNQQVSHFKQLLAQVVAEFKTYMQSNIEYQASTNALLTLMEHVEGTADSKVDEQVKLSEGTINSVYSLMTAVFIAGLIMAGFLALMTRKMIMSPLIAITERIHNIAMGDGDLTKRTGLNREDEIGDLSRYVDQFIERLQSMISKIKHNGLTIRELVSRTGSSADVINGSSEKTAHQADEVAVASEQMSQVSSEIASSCVRAADSAEQASQLANIGQQRVEDTVSSMRAITERVTASSESIGSLKSQAGKIGEIVSVIAGISEQTNLLALNAAIEAARAGDQGRGFAVVADEVRTLAQRTAESTKEITDVIRAIQEQTNQCFTLMESCVGEVQDGMTKSADAGKSLAEIRHQMAELSMMITQISTATEQQTVTIAEISSKVQTIATLAQQSNIDARQSRDFVHKLNDSSDELDGELAQFTV
- the upp gene encoding uracil phosphoribosyltransferase → MKVVEVKHPLVRHKIGLMREGDISTKRFRELASEVGSLLTYEATADLMTEKVTIEGWNGPVEVEQIKGKKVTVVPILRAGLGMMDGVLENIPSARISVVGMYRDEETLEPVPYFEKFASGLEERLALVVDPMLATGGSMIATIDLLKQRGCCNIKALVLVAAPEGIKALEAAHPDVELYCASVDRCLNEHGYILPGLGDAGDKIFGTK
- the purM gene encoding phosphoribosylformylglycinamidine cyclo-ligase, whose protein sequence is MSTPTPLSYKDAGVDIDAGNALVDNIKSVVKRTHRPEVMGNLGGFGALCALPTKYKQPVLVSGTDGVGTKLRLAIDFKKHDSVGVDLVAMCVNDLIVQGAEPLFFLDYYATGKLDVEAATAVVTGIGEGCYQSGCALIGGETAEMPGMYEGADYDLAGFCVGVVEKEAIIDGSKVAAGDALIALASSGPHSNGYSLIRKVLEVSQADPQQDLAGKPLIEHLLEPTKIYVKSVLDLIEKQEVHALAHITGGGFWENIPRVLPDNAKAVIKGDSWQWPVVFDWLMSAGNIEKYEMYRTFNCGVGMVIALPANQVDAAIALLKSHGEHAWHIGEIAARAEGDKAVEII
- the purN gene encoding phosphoribosylglycinamide formyltransferase, which translates into the protein MPQLCRVLALISGNGSNLQAIIDHSQPKANYQVVGVISNKEDAYGLTRATDAGIATQCVNSISGETREAYDQRLIAAIDSYQPDLIVLAGFMRILTNELVEKYAGKMLNVHPSLLPRHTGLHTHQKAIDAGDSEHGASVHFVIPELDAGPVVLQAKVPVFEDDSAALLAARVHEQEHAIYPLVVKWFALGRLVMRQRQAYLDGELLPASGYAAD
- a CDS encoding HAD-IIA family hydrolase yields the protein MKNIICDIDGVLMHDNKLIPGSEKFIARVLDQGNPLVVLTNNPAQTGKDLQNRLASAGYPMIPEECFYSSAMATAAFLKQQAGTNGAKAYVIGEGALTHELYNAGFTITDINPDFVIVGETKTFNWDMIHKAARFVANGARFIGTNPDTHGPNYSPGCGALCAPIEVISGRKPFYVGKPSSLIIRSALNHMGAHSEDTVIIGDNMRTDILAGFQSGLETILVLSGVTKPEDIEREPFRPNHVFRCAGEIDIV
- a CDS encoding M28 family metallopeptidase, with protein sequence MRLIVPLCSAALLIGCTQQSHETQYQAKFDEQLFRQDFKTLASDEFEGRAPTTHGEKLTIDYLSNAFAQIGFAPAANGSYLQKVPMVSFTPSEDQQVTLAGLPLQYRKDVVLTSRHDVPEVAIENAPLVFVGYGINAPEYDWNDYQGLDMKGKIAVILVNDPGFAAPDSGKFGGKAMTYYGRWSYKYEEASRQGALGAIIIHDTAPASYPWSVVENSWTGPMQELADNGADYRIAVEGWMTKDAAEQVFKASGLDLQAASERAVHGPIQLPLEQTAAIHFNNHAEYADSYNVVATLKGTDAAAEQILLTSHWDHIGKDDSLDGDQIFNGAMDNAAGVSGLLALARQMVAAQKAGQPLKRSITIVVTTGEEQGLLGSRYYAAHPLYPLQDTVAVFNMDTTNVFGRTKDYTIIGKGQSELELYLEKAAGEMQRTATAEAHPESGGYFRSDHFSFAKYGVPAVFAGGGSEPVDQATADYREKMEQLGQGCYHNTCDEYHEEWNLAGTFEDLTVYFNAIRQLGNSQDRPGYYPGSEFYQLRPATGIKLK